Genomic DNA from Salvia miltiorrhiza cultivar Shanhuang (shh) chromosome 1, IMPLAD_Smil_shh, whole genome shotgun sequence:
GGGAAAAGAAAAGTTTAGAAAGAATAGAAGGCTACTCGGCGTTAACTTGGCGAACGACGAGAGTTCGCAAGAGCCTTTATTCACTTTAAACGAAGGAAAAGAGGGTTGTTTCCTTGAATTCTCGACTGTGAGGGCCGAAGAGAAATAGTGAACGGTGTCCAGCGGCAAAAGGCCTGCTCTCTAGCCGTCGCAGGAGACGAGGCGATCGTGAGAGAGAGCAAGAACGAGATGAAACGTTCTTGAGATCGTTCACTAACGTCGTTTCGCCGGAGGATATTGCGGCTATTGGTTTGGGAGATGTAGAGAGTGTTTGAGCATTTCGATTGTTGGTGGTTGTAGCCTGTAGATAGGTGAAGGGCTACGCGTTCTCGGTTTGCAGCCTCGTGGCCGGTCGGCGACGAAATAAACCGGCAAAGAGGGCCCACTCGTGCTTCTGTTCTAATTTCAGCGAGAGAACAGAGGGCTTTTCTCAGCGTTTCCCTTTCTGTTCCACGGATTTCTCGGCTGATTGTGCGAGGATGGCGGCGACAACGGTGGCCGGCGGAGCTCTATTTGCGAGTTTGGAGTGGCGACGTGATTAAGCAGAACAGCTGCTATCCTGCTTTAACGGTTGCTGTTAAGATATGGTCGGAGAGGGAGCTTGGAGGTGGAAAAGGAGCGAGGGGTGGTGGTGTTCCACGGTGATGGCGCGAATAGGCGAGGCGGCGGCGCGACGGGGGCGGCGCGGCCAAGCTGCGCGCGGCTACTGCTCTCGTGTTCTGCTGACAGCAGCTGCTACGACTCCCAGCTCCTGCTGCTGCTCGGCTGCTGCTGTCTTGAAGGAGCTGCTGTTGTGCCGGCAAGAGGCGGCTGATGGTGATCGGCGAGTTCGACAGCAGCGGTGGAAgttggcggcggcggctggAGCTTGGCGATGGAGAGagtttgagcgagagagagagagtaagcgAGAGAGAGCTGAGCGAGAGTGAGATAGAGgaacaaaataaatttgaaagcaagaaaaaatcgagagagagagagagaggagaggagagagagagggatttgtGGGCCCCACTGAGGATATACTTGTCTTTTCACTACAAAATGGCTACTTTTACTATAGTTTTATAGTTGTggctttttttaaaattatttttatattttaggctactaatatatattaacacttttctaaagttcgtgtattttttttgtcataCCCCTGGTTCTATTCAAGTTTAAATGATCATTCTAAATTTAGATTTAAATTCAAATACTAAtcatttggaaaaaaaaatacatattctagaaagtatgattatttattttgatagtaCATATAATCGCCTGGGTCATGTTTCGTAAATATTTAGGCCCAGCTTGGCTCAGGATAACATGTATAGTGGGCCTTGGCTGGGCCCATGCTAGTTGATTGCAATGGGCATTTCCGTGGGTTCAACTAGGCTGAGTTTGGTGGGCTTCTTGTTGATTTTGTATAGTTTTTTACTTGGTGGGCTTGGATCTTGTTAGCTAATGAATACCGTTGAATTAGTTTTTCAACAAGTCTACTAGCATGGCCCACTTTGCAATTTCTTTGTTTCCACACTTCCTACATGAAATAAATTTAGTTATGAACAATTTCTTCTTCTGTTTTATTATGAACGTTTTTAATACATCTTGATAGTAAAATATTCATAATCTTTGTCTCATTTTATGTGAAAAGAAAAATGACTGATTCAGCTGCCAATGGAGAAAGTGAACTGAAGGTGTTCGATCAATTGTCTGAACCAATACTAGATTAATTTATCGCAGGCTAAGTATATTATTTTACTAATGTTTTGAAATTAGGATAAATCTGTATTTTGTAAATTCCACAAGTAGGCCTACGTGATTGGGATTGGAAGAAAATGATAGAACTGATGAAAATTCAAGCATTAGTAATTCAAGCATTAGAAAATGATAGAACTGATGAAAATTCAAGCattagaaaatgaaaattttgaattggtcTCCACATTCGTAGCTTAAATTCAAGCATTACCATCTCAGCCAATCAATCCGTAGCTTAAATTCAAGCATTACAATTTTGAATTGGTCTCCACATTAAGCGTATTTATGGGGTAGTTGCTAATGAGACAAAACCATCTTTCACTATTAGTAATTTCCACATACACAGATACACAATAGcgatttttccttttctttttcttttattttgctATTCAGATATTGATTAGTGAAATTTTCTGGTTGATAAGAATTTTCCGAAACCATTTTATACTCAATCCTAAATTTATCTTTGGCTTTTTAATGCCAGCCACTCAATGCAAAAAGACTATATGTTTTGCAAAAAATCTTTGCACTAATTTCTTTCTCATCAAAGgatcaaaattattaaaataactggatacatatattaatattatacacGAATTGCTTTAGTCATCCAAGTCAACCATTTAGCCcatgtttggttgggtgtttttagaatctggaaagggattcaattgaatccattatttgttgtttggtttgagtaatgagttaaccatCACCCTTAATTAAAGGTAACCCAATCTCCCAATTTGTTGCCCCTCAACATAggggaaaaacaaaagaaattgaattccttactaatgattcatttcatttgttaaaccaaacactcgaTAAAAGTAATAGTTATTATTctcattccactcctttatttgattctattCACTTTTCAATCCTCtatttgaaccaaacgagcgctaaaaaaaaaagtcttccTCTCTCCTCATCCACATATCAATGGCAATTTCTTCAATTTGccacttaattttttttgtctttctCTATATTTACGATTGCTCGGATTGGCCTACCTGTGGACCTAGACTTTCATCAACTATTAATTCAACAACGCTACATTAAATAACGTAGGAGACTAAAAATCAATGTACAATAacgattaaattaataaaaaagagTATATATTTTGCAAAAATTTCGTTGCATTAATTTCTTTCTCATCAAAGATCAACAAATTGCCTACAAGTCTACAAGGTTAAATTATTAGAGATGGAACTTTTTAGTCCACGATTAGTTCTTAAGTACAAAATGAGACACCAATTATGaactaaattattattcacTATGTCCCTAAAAATTATATGGACCAAAAGAgatgacatgagttttaagaaaaaatgggtAGTTTTGTTTAATTTGCAACCATTTAGTTTTAAGTACAAAATGAGACACCAATTATGAACTAAATTATgatacatatattaatattgtACACGAATTAATTGATTTAGCCTTCCATGTCAACCATTTAGTCTTTCCTTCTCGAAAAAAAATAGTCTTTCTTTATATTTATGATTACTAGCTACAAAAATTCGTTACGCAGATTGGCCTACTTGTGGAATATATTTGACTAACTATCAGCTAGACTCTGTAATCCATATAATGCAATAACGACTTTTATTACTTAGCAAACTCTTGcaaataactaattaatttttagtaattattaaattcaatttttgagTGATGCTATGAGATAAAACTACCTATGGTCCATTCTAATACGAAGCTTATTGCATTAATTAACAAATCAACTCATCGACCTCCTAGAACAATTGAACAAATGAAAGTTGCTAAAAAGCTCGcactaaattaattatatagtaaTAGATACTTTATAAGTGCAATAGTCTTTCTAGTGGCTTATTTAAAGTTTGTAGAAAACACAAATCACAACACTATCAATTAATAGCCTCTTCATCACAATGCTTCCAAAGTTGTTCTTCGTCATTTCTACACTAATTTCCTCCTTCATTTTCACTACTCATTCTTATAATACCCAATGCCTTCACCATCAGAAAATCTTGTTGCTTCAACTCAAGGATGAGTTGAGCTTCGATTCTTTCTTTTCAACAAAATTGGTGCGATGGAATGAAACGGATGAGTGCTGCAAGTGGCACGGTGTGGAATGTGATGTTGCTGGCTACGTCGTCAGTTTGCAGCTCGATTATGAGTTTATTTCTGGTGGAATCGCGGATTCATCGAGTCTCTTCAGACTTGTGCATCTGCAGAAGCTAAATCTAGCCTACAATTCTTTCAACTTCACTCCCATCCCGAAAGGTATTCACAATCTCACCTATTTGACACACTTGAATTTATCCGATGCTGGATTTGGTGGGCAGGTTCCAGCTGAAATTTCTTCCTTGAGGAGGTTGGTTAGTCTCGATATCtctaattattttatatctGTGAAACTGGAGATGCTTGTCCAAAATCTAACAGGGCTTCGAGAGCTCTATCTTGATTATGCCAATGTTACTTCCTCTCATGAGAGGAGAAAATGGAGCCACATTATATCATCATATTTACCCAACCTCACCGCGTTGAGCTTGAGTGGTTGTGGTTTATCTGGCCCTTTAACTAAGTCCTTTGGGCAactccattccctttccatccTTCAACTAGATTGGAGCGATCTCTCAACAGAACTTCCAGACTTGTTCGCCAATTTTCCAAGTTTGACCATTTTGTCTCTTTATAGCTGCGGTTTGAAGGGTTCGATTCCACCCACCTTTGCTAACCTAACCAACCTGATTCGTGTCAATCTGGCATATAACTTCTTCACAGGCTCACTTTCTTCTACGCTGTTTGAAGGTCTTTCCAATCTTGTTTATTTAGATTTGTCATATAATTCATTCTCTGGTAATATTCCCCACTCTCTCTTTGCTCTCCCTTCATTGTTGAGACTTGATCTTCGCAGCAATCAGTTTAATGGCACTTTTCAACTGGACAAGTTTCAAAGTCTTGCCAATCTAACCCGACTTCATCTATCTTACAATAGATTGTCAGTAGATGTTGGTAACGTCAATTCAAGTTCATATGGAAATCTCCAACTAAAAGAGTTAGGACTAGCTTCATGTAACTTGTCCCATTTTCCTAATTTCATCAAATATTTGGATATGGAAGAAGTGGACCTCTCACACAATGGGATTGGTGGGGAGATACCTAGTTGGATTTGGGGAACACAGCTTCAGTCTTTGAACCTCTCTTTCAATCTTCTAACACATCTGCAAAAGCCTTACCATATCCCTGCTTCTCTTCTAGACCTATACTTGCACTCTAACCAGCTCAAGGGTGAGCTATACCTGCCCATTCCACCAGCGTCTCAACTCTCGAAGTTGTTACTTGCTAATAACAGTTTAAGTGGATCGATTCCAACCTCCCTTTGCAGTGCCACGAGCCTCCATGTTCTTGATTTGTCTGGCAATAGATTAAGTGGCAGCATACCCCCTTGCTTACTTGAAAACATTTCAGACTTAGATCTAAGCCAAAACAACATCAGCGGTAGCATTCCAGATCATTTTCCTATGGATTGTAGGCTAGAATATTTGGATCTTAACAATAATGCTTTAGAAGGGAAAATCCCAAAGTCCCTTGAAAGATGCGAGCGCTTGCAGTTCATGAATGTTGGGAACAACAACATCACTGACAGTTTCCCTTGCATACTATCATCGATGTTGCGAGTTCTTGTTTTGCACTCTAACAGATTCTATGGAGAAGTAAGATGTCACAACATGAGCTGGGAAAATCTCCAAATTCTAGATATATCTTCCAATCAGTTCAGTGGAAATCTGGAATCGATAAACTTTTCTACTTGGAAGACACTGATGCTACAGAGTGATGTACAATTGAGGAACGGCAATTTAGTTGTCTATTACTCACAATTGTGGACTTCATTAAGCATCACATTAATCATGAAAGGGAGAAATTCAGAGTATCACACGATTTGGTCAGAGTTTGGTATCATTGATTTCTCTTGCAATAATTTCGGAGGAGAGATACCAAATGCAATTGGTGATCTAACCTCACTTCATCAGCTCAACCTCTCCCACAATGCCCTCAATGGAAGCATCCCAAACTCATTTGGTCAGTTGAGGAATCTCGAATCACTCGACCTCTCTGTAAATCGACTCATCGGGCCAATACCAGTGGAGCTTGCAGGGCTCACATTTCTTCAAGTCCTGAATCTGTCCTACAATAAGCTGGTTGGAGAGATCCCAAATGGGCGTCAGTTTCAAACATTTTCAGCTGATTCCTTCAAAGGAAATGCGGGGTTGTGTGGTTTCAATCTCAACATAAGCTGCAATCATAGTAATGGCAGTGATCATTTGTGGCCACAAGAAGATGAAAACGGGGAAGAGAAGAGTGAGATCGAGTGGGAGTATGTATCTTCTGCGCTTGGTTATGTTGTGGGATTAGGAAGCATTGCATGGACGCTTTTATGCCGCAGAAGCTTCAGAGAAAGATATTTCGAGAAAATAGAAGAGATTGTTGACAAGATTTTCTACGAGAGAgccagaagaagaagacatgaaagaagaagaaaaagagtagagatgagaaaAGAGATTAGGAGACAGCGGAGAAGTTGATGATATAAACAAGGGTGTTTAGTGTTTGATGTAAGTttgaagctttttttttttttttttttttgcatgtaACTTTCTTTAATTTAAGCTGTAAAAGAGATTCTGTGTGTTGGTAATTAACTATGTCATTTTATTTTACGAGAATTAGCACATATCAGATTTGTCTTGTTTAAGATATTCTAGGATTTCTCAtttgttattttattgttaCTAGGCATAGAAAGCCTGCATTGCACgcgatttaattaatttacataaattaattaatgtaattgAATAATTATCATACTATGAGAAGTCATACAAATTTTGCATTCGAAATGTATCACTTTATAATTGTAGAGTAATAtgttaaaaaatttaagatttaccaataattaaaaaaataataataaatgagtAATCTTGCACTCAACTAATATTTCTCAAGATATCTAAACAAATAATTCTTTTACATTCAAAAAGTGTTAATTTGCGTGTTCATACGCTTATGAAATCAAGTGTATggaaaatcataatttatttttagaagaGTTATATTCCATACTCGTGTCCATAATTTATCTCCACTTTTCTTCGACGAAGCTTCTCTAGCGTTTGGTTTAATGGATGAGATAGATATGATTGATAAGATTGATAGGATTTGAGAAGTGGTTAAATAATGCACCCAACTTTTgagtgataaataatcactcaattgCATGATTAGATGCGGGCCGTATTATCAATCGCGAATTCAATCATAatcaaacacttgattaaggtgaattattttatcagtaatgtcttatcactcaaaccaaacacctAGCATCTCTATGTTAAAGGAAAaccataaatttattttcttgatttctctATTTTTGAATCCTACACTTGTATATTTTGTTATTAGTTTCtccataaatttaatattcaaaCGCGTAtgctaaaattaataattatactaaatctctaattaatttcgtttgttaaataattttttgttttgcttttttttacgtgtaattttcaaaattactAGAATTATAAAGTTGATAGCGATCTATAGTTTCTATCCCAACATAGTTGATAGTCATTACATTTTCCCAACTAAAGAAGTTAAGCCTATCTTCCTGCAACCTAAAAAGATTTCCTGATTTTTTAAAACAATCCAACTTGATTTCTATCACTCTTTTAGTTGGACAAAGTTTACATCAGTTGATTTCTCACGCGATAaattgacagtcgaaattaagtcacatatattaatttttgcatTCTTAAACCAttcgagcttctaaatactcatcatcatcagaagTTATTAGACCAACATCAAGTGAACtttcgactgtcaattaagctctaattttttCGAAAATCAAACTCAGAtgaaaattgcaataaaaatataaattcgtaGCAGATTTGGAGAGGTCAAGTCTTTTGAGGTTTGGGAATATGGAATAGATGGAGAATGGTCTAAATTGATAATGTTGACAAACCATTGAACTTGAATGGTTCATGGATGAATGTTTCACGAGAATCTTCTCCGGGCTGCCGTCAACTACTAGTCTATGACTGGGTTGGGCGAACATTGAAAGAACTAGATATTTATGATTGTGAAGATGTGTTGGGGATTTCTACTATTACTACTTCATTTGATTGATCTATTATATTCCTCATATataatacttaatttaaggtcaattgtgtaatttaatgtattatatcttttatattataaaaatctTATAAGCTCCACCAATCAATCCGCAGGCTAAATTCTACAATTAGAATTTTGAATTGGTCTCCACGTTAAGCGTGTTATTGGGTTTAGTTGCTAATGAGACAAAACCGCCTTTCACTATTCACGGATAACCTTTATAGCGGGCTTGGGCTTGGGCTGGGCCCATGCTTGTGGATTGAAATGGGCATGTTCGTCCGTGGGTTCAACTTGGTTGAGTTTGGTGGGCTTCAAGTTGGTTTTGTATAGTTTTTTCTATAAGATTCTACGTTTTCTGATGTATATCAAATAGATTTAGtttaatatctaatgaattaatatatatttgtaataatatataatatgtaatttatgaacttaattttaaaataaaatatgtaataaggGTGAAATAGGCAATTCACATATTGTTCACAAGTcactttttatattagtatagatattattcaaatttaaatttaaaaattcaaaggaaaacactttaataatttaaatcgTTTGTGTAAAGTGTGAAAATAAATTGAGTAGGCTAGATTAGTTATTGAGTGAGCTTATGAGGTCACAGCTGGGATCTTGTTAGCTAAATGAATACCGTTGAATTAGTCTTTTAAGTCAATTATCTAACGGTGCCTCTTCATCTTTCTGCCCCCGACTTTGATTTTTCAAGCAAACAACATCACACGAAAACGTCCCACATGATTAGATGGAATTCGGGCAAGAGGATCGACCCGAGGCTTCTGGGCATGCTAGAGCTAGATGTTCGGGGAGATCTATGTTGAACGACTGAGTTGTTCAAGTACATattgaagacgaagaagaagaagaataaatgCAGAAGAGATTGATGAGTTTAGAGATTAGAACACCAATTGTGATTGTGGCTGAAGGCGATGAGCAAGGGGATCAAGCTGcgaatgattcaaaataattgaatcccattctttttaattttattttttaattgttgcaaTTTGAAACTAGTAAATCAATTAGCAGAAAGTGTATAGTATAtaccttttttttctctctcaattGAATTTGTATTGTTACTTTTATAAATCCAAGTAATGGAAACTTGTAAATTTAGCAGAAGTGCATGTATTAAATTTCTGTTGTTGCTATTATAAAACCATGCATCATTCTATTAGAATTTGGCATCAGCCATTAAACAAAAATGACACAAAACCATCAAAATTATTCAGAAACAAAAATCACACCAAACCAACAATAAACTAGGCATCTAATGGTGAGATTAAACTTTCAATGTAGACATCGGAATCTTTCAACGAAACCACATTCCTAAACCCTTTCCCATCAAAAACCAAGAAATTCCCAATCTTGATCAACAAAAACCCATCACCCCAGAAAGGAGCCAAGGCCGGAGAAATATGGAGAGGATTGCACAGCTCATCAAGAACCACCACTTTCTCCCAAGACTCCTTCTTCATCCAAATATTCAAGCAACTCGAATCCTCACACCAGTAGTATACCGAAAGGCATTCTCCGATCACCCCAATACCCTCCCACCAGTGGCCCTCCCAGCACTCCGGCAGCTCCACCGCCCCCAACACCTCTCTCTTCAAGTCGAATGCATGTACGCCTCGTTTGAACACCTCTCTCTTCGAGTCTAATGGAGTATACGTCTCCCAGTGGAGACTCCCACTTGCTAACATCCCCATTTCCGTTTTTCGTATAGAGCAAAAACTATTCTTCCATGAATCCCAACCCTTCACTTCCTTCCATGAATCACTCTTCAAGCTGTACATCATAGCTATAGCCCTAGCACTCGTAGTCGCAAAAACCTTGTAATCGCCACTCGATTCATCCCAACCGAACCCACAACTGTCGTAATATATGTACCACATTTCTTGGAGATTCCGGTAGATGGGTTCCACAACACAAACTGTTTATTCCTTACAAGGCAAACCAGTCCATTGCAGGAACCCACAATACAATTAAAATCGACTGGGAATTCCAGTTCTAGAGCTTGATCTTCTGAGCTATCGAGTACAGACCGTAGCATCAGCATTTTTTTAGAGACAGATTTGAGCAACAAAACATTGTGGTGGCGGGTTGGGAATTCCAGTTCTAGAGCTTGATCTTCTGAGCTATCGAGTACAGACCGTTGCATCAGCATTTGTTTAGAGACAAATTTGAGCAACAAAACCTTGTGGCGGGCTAAACTAGGGTTTCTTGCCGAATTTTGAAGGTGGGTTTTGATGAATCGTTTGCTGTCGATCAGAGATCGCCATGGTTTGGAAACGCACCTGAATCTCAAGAGTGATTTCACCGGCAGTCTTGACAGTATTTCTTCGGTGATTTCTTTATGGGTCTCCATGGCTGGTGGCGCCGGCGATGATTTCAAATTTTGAGGGCTTCGAGAAACTTCTAGGATGAATTGTTCAGCATCTTGTGGGCTGTGGTTCATTGTTTAGAGAAAACATTAGTTAGCCAAGTTATTGGACAAATAAAAACTCAATTCTACAATATAATTAAACTCATATTTGATGAAGATAGTGAATATAAACCACTTACATTTTTGCATGATTCGGCAGCATAGCACCATTCTCAACATAAGAAAGAACCTTCGTCGTTTTTTCTTCTGTGACCAGATCATAAACTAGCACAACTCTGTTCTCAACATAAGAAACAACACTCACATTTTGTGCATGAGCATCAATATCTGGTTTCTTCATCTCTTTCGTAATATAATCATAAACTAGTAACTGATCTACTCCTTTTCTTTTAAGAAAGAGAAAACGACCATCTATCAATCCCAACGGTTTTTCAATACCATAAACCGCAACGACATATGATTTGGCCCACGACCTTTCTTTCCATATCCTAAGCTCAAAAGAGTTGACTCCACACTTGGAATCTCCAGAGGGATTTTCATAGACAACAGCACCCAAAAACCCTCGACACTCAACaagaacatatataaaatgaatctcaCTAACCGGTGAAGGGATGCAAGAGAAAATTTCATCAGTAAAGTCAAATGAGAGAACATCAAACCATATTGGGGCTTCACATGATGGACCACCAAAAGCCGAACCAAGTTGTGCTCGCCAATAACAACTCCCCTCAACATACACACAATAACAGGGGCCAATGTAAGCATCAGGAGCTGGAATCTCCTTCCAAGAACCACTTTTAAACGAATACAACTCAGTTTTTTTCTCGCGAGGATGTTGATCAAAACATTCCTCGTAATCTTCTCCATTGCAGCAAGAGCATCTATCATAGTTTCGTATCAACTTGTAGTCGCCAGATTTAGGATCGTATCCGAAACCACAACCATCCAACGTGGTGTGAGATGGAATGGGTTTCTTGGGCGGAGCAACAAATTTCAATTCTTTAGTTGTTAAGTTGCAGAGAACAATTTGGTCATCACAATTGAAATACAACAACCCGCGACAAGTATTACCACCAAAATCTAGTGCTCTATAATCATAAAAGAAAAATTCGAAGCCTTCCTTGGGAGACATGTCTTGGGGAGACATGATAGATAAATAATGCTTATTATCGCCACCACCATTAAAACTTTTCAAAATAAGCTCATCCATTCTACAAAATCGAAAAAAACAGAATTATACATCTACCAATTCGAAAATATTTTCTCCTAGAGACaatcaaatatcaaatatatatatcatgcaTCAATCAATTTGTAAAAATTCACATACCTTTCTTATACTATAGAATCAAAACTTTAAAAACGCTTCAAAGCAACCCAAATCTAGAGAGGgagagaatagagagagaggggatgAGGGTTTGTTACTGCATACTCttatactttttttaaaaattttctaGGAATCCCTTAAAGTTTGGAACGTGCGATCAACGTAAATTGCGGTTTTAGGTTAATTAGGTTTTGGGagacttaataataataataataaaaataataataattgtggCTGAAGGTGATGCGCCACAAAAGGGATCCATCCAGCTGCGAATGAGTCAAAATAATTGTATggcattctttttaatttttaattttttaaacctagcTATAATAAGTTTGTTGTGTAATTGGAAACTTGTAAATTAGTAAGAAGAAAGTGCATAtggtataaaaaaaaaaattcaattgaaTTTCTTTTGTTACGATCGCAATTGCAATAAATGGAAACTTGTAAATTAAGCAGAAGTGCATGTATTAAATTTCTGTTGTTGCTATTATAAAACTATGCACTAAACTTTCGATGTAGACACTCCGGCAGCTCCACCGCCCCCAACACCTCTCTCTTCAAGTCGAATGCATACATGCCTTGTTCATGGGCGGCACTTCCGTCGGTTTCCGCCCGACTGGACTGCGCTCTTTTACGTATTCTACGCCCTACGCCCTACTCGTAATATTGCTCGTTGTGGGCAAGTTGCTGTGCCACCTCCGTCCAACACTGTTTCTTGTTGTAAGCAAGTTTTGTGCCTATGCCGCCCCGCCGccgtagtttttatttttttaacactGCATAACAACCGGGCTCTCTAGTATATatagtttcttttctttttttgaagaaaaaagagaaTTATATTAAATCATGATGAACAATATCTAATAGCGAGAGACTTATTTTGAGCAACCGGCCTCTCTGGTATAGGTTTTGACTATGCTTATTTTTAATGCAAGCCTTTTCAATTCCAACTAGTAgtactttttaaattaaaattgtaaatattaaatcaatattttgagatacttaagatttttttttttatattatgaattataaaagattataactttttaattattcttaCAATAAAATTCCGTAAATGTTTTGATTCATTGAAATATTCATTATATATCCTAGCTATATGTAATCAAGGATCAAACAATTTAGAGAAATATATATCCCGATAAATTTGGAAATTTACGTAAATGTTCGGAACTATATATCAAAATTCTAACTTTTAAGTCAATTATCAATTTTGTCATGGACTTGTATTTCGTGTAATCCAAGATTAATCCTCGGAGTTTACAAACAAATCAGCCACAAAATCCAAACCGTTtacaaattattataaatatacaaaactaaatttcataatttacaCACGCCAAAGATTCCATGGATTCTGAAGGCGAGGGTTTCTACAGCAGCAGTAGTGATGCGACGGCGGATGACAGCTTCGCCGATTACGCCGCCGTCAGCCGCCTCCAGAAACCCTACAAAATCCTAACAGACGACGACATCCGGCAACTCTTCGACGACGATATTTCCACAGTTTCCGACGTTCTCTCCGTCTCGAGAGGCGCCGCCTGCACCCTCCTCTGCCAGAATAATTGGAATCTCAGCTCCGTCTACGACAAATTTTTCGCCGCCGACCACAGGAATCACCAAACCGACGCGTCGTCGTCGTCGCAGCAAGAATTAGGCCAAAATCTGTGCAAGATATGTTACGACGAAATCAGCCCCCAAAACACGGTCTCCGCCGCCTGCGGCCATCCCTTCTGCGCCGATTGCTGGAAAACCTACGTCGCGGCGGCGATCGACGATGGCGCCGGATGCCTGACGCTGCGGTGTCCGGAGCCTGGCTGCGGCGTGGCCGCAGGCGTAGATCTGATAGAATCGCTGGCCTCCACCGACGGCA
This window encodes:
- the LOC131013303 gene encoding F-box/kelch-repeat protein At3g23880-like; translation: MNHSPQDAEQFILEVSRSPQNLKSSPAPPAMETHKEITEEILSRLPVKSLLRFRCVSKPWRSLIDSKRFIKTHLQNSARNPSLARHKVLLLKFVSKQMLMQRSVLDSSEDQALELEFPTRHHNVLLLKSVSKKMLMLRSVLDSSEDQALELEFPVDFNFCVVEPIYRNLQEMWYIYYDSCGFGWDESSGDYKVFATTSARAIAMMYSLKSDSWKEVKGWDSWKNSFCSIRKTEMGMLASGSLHWETYTPLDSKREVFKRGVHAFDLKREVLGAVELPECWEGHWWEGIGVIGECLSVYYWCEDSSCLNIWMKKESWEKVVVLDELCNPLHISPALAPFWGDGFLLIKIGNFLVFDGKGFRNVVSLKDSDVYIESLISPLDA
- the LOC131006210 gene encoding uncharacterized protein LOC131006210; this encodes MDELILKSFNGGGDNKHYLSIMSPQDMSPKEGFEFFFYDYRALDFGGNTCRGLLYFNCDDQIVLCNLTTKELKFVAPPKKPIPSHTTLDGCGFGYDPKSGDYKLIRNYDRCSCCNGEDYEECFDQHPREKKTELYSFKSGSWKEIPAPDAYIGPCYCVYVEGSCYWRAQLGSAFGGPSCEAPIWFDVLSFDFTDEIFSCIPSPVSEIHFIYVLVECRGFLGAVVYENPSGDSKCGVNSFELRIWKERSWAKSYVVAVYGIEKPLGLIDGRFLFLKRKGVDQLLVYDYITKEMKKPDIDAHAQNVSVVSYVENRVVLVYDLVTEEKTTKVLSYVENGAMLPNHAKM
- the LOC131006196 gene encoding receptor-like protein 7: MLPKLFFVISTLISSFIFTTHSYNTQCLHHQKILLLQLKDELSFDSFFSTKLVRWNETDECCKWHGVECDVAGYVVSLQLDYEFISGGIADSSSLFRLVHLQKLNLAYNSFNFTPIPKGIHNLTYLTHLNLSDAGFGGQVPAEISSLRRLVSLDISNYFISVKLEMLVQNLTGLRELYLDYANVTSSHERRKWSHIISSYLPNLTALSLSGCGLSGPLTKSFGQLHSLSILQLDWSDLSTELPDLFANFPSLTILSLYSCGLKGSIPPTFANLTNLIRVNLAYNFFTGSLSSTLFEGLSNLVYLDLSYNSFSGNIPHSLFALPSLLRLDLRSNQFNGTFQLDKFQSLANLTRLHLSYNRLSVDVGNVNSSSYGNLQLKELGLASCNLSHFPNFIKYLDMEEVDLSHNGIGGEIPSWIWGTQLQSLNLSFNLLTHLQKPYHIPASLLDLYLHSNQLKGELYLPIPPASQLSKLLLANNSLSGSIPTSLCSATSLHVLDLSGNRLSGSIPPCLLENISDLDLSQNNISGSIPDHFPMDCRLEYLDLNNNALEGKIPKSLERCERLQFMNVGNNNITDSFPCILSSMLRVLVLHSNRFYGEVRCHNMSWENLQILDISSNQFSGNLESINFSTWKTLMLQSDVQLRNGNLVVYYSQLWTSLSITLIMKGRNSEYHTIWSEFGIIDFSCNNFGGEIPNAIGDLTSLHQLNLSHNALNGSIPNSFGQLRNLESLDLSVNRLIGPIPVELAGLTFLQVLNLSYNKLVGEIPNGRQFQTFSADSFKGNAGLCGFNLNISCNHSNGSDHLWPQEDENGEEKSEIEWEYVSSALGYVVGLGSIAWTLLCRRSFRERYFEKIEEIVDKIFYERARRRRHERRRKRVEMRKEIRRQRRS